Proteins from a genomic interval of Bradyrhizobium sp. CCBAU 53340:
- a CDS encoding DsrE family protein, producing the protein MIKFQHTAEAFATAAIAVLVSASFASAEQGGRYWTPGDAQPVQQRVTHLGRHGARPATLMRKVSPAAHVEQSGILKAREHHLILQVNSNDAPAMNLALNNAANVTQYYKDIGEKVKIEVVTFGPGLHMLREDTSPVKARIEEMALSMPEVSFKACGNTQEKMKQAENKDIPIVRQAEIVKSGVVRVMELQEMGWTYVKP; encoded by the coding sequence CGAAGCGTTTGCGACGGCAGCCATTGCTGTTTTGGTGTCCGCATCGTTTGCGAGCGCTGAGCAGGGTGGAAGATACTGGACCCCGGGAGACGCGCAGCCCGTCCAGCAAAGGGTGACGCATCTAGGACGGCATGGAGCGCGGCCGGCGACGCTGATGCGAAAAGTATCACCGGCTGCCCATGTGGAGCAGTCGGGGATACTGAAGGCGAGAGAGCATCATCTAATCCTGCAGGTAAACTCAAATGACGCCCCGGCGATGAACCTCGCGCTCAACAACGCAGCAAATGTGACCCAATACTACAAAGACATCGGTGAGAAGGTGAAAATCGAGGTTGTCACATTTGGGCCGGGCCTTCACATGCTGCGGGAAGACACATCTCCCGTAAAGGCGCGCATCGAAGAAATGGCCCTAAGCATGCCTGAGGTTTCATTCAAGGCCTGCGGTAACACCCAAGAGAAAATGAAGCAGGCCGAGAACAAAGACATACCGATCGTTCGTCAGGCGGAGATTGTGAAATCCGGCGTCGTGCGCGTGATGGAATTGCAGGAGATGGGGTGGACCTACGTCAAACCGTGA
- the dhaK gene encoding dihydroxyacetone kinase subunit DhaK, producing MKKFINSVDGVLAESLDGLAAAHADLVTLGPERKFVRRRELNSRKVALISGGGSGHEPLHAGFVGYGMLDAACPGQVFTSPTPDQIVEAAQAVAGDAGVLFIVKNYAGDRMNFEMAAEIAEGRTATIVTDDDVAVENSTHSIGRRGVAGTLIVEKIVGAAAEKGADLQACVALGERVNARTRSMGVALTSCTVPAAGTPTFALAEDEMEVGVGIHGEPGRRRVKLERADAIAFEMTTAIAEDLDAGEGNEALLLVNGFGATPAIELYLMYNAARRMLEERGLHIARSLVGSYVTSLDMAGCSLTVSLLDTETRALWDHPVRTAALKW from the coding sequence ATGAAAAAATTCATCAATTCGGTCGACGGCGTGCTTGCCGAGAGCCTCGACGGGCTGGCAGCCGCGCACGCGGATCTCGTGACGCTCGGGCCCGAGCGGAAATTCGTGCGGCGCCGCGAGCTCAATTCGCGGAAGGTCGCGCTCATATCAGGCGGCGGCAGCGGGCACGAGCCGCTGCATGCAGGCTTCGTCGGTTATGGCATGCTCGATGCGGCCTGTCCGGGCCAGGTCTTCACCTCGCCGACGCCGGATCAGATCGTCGAGGCGGCGCAAGCGGTCGCCGGCGATGCCGGCGTGCTCTTCATCGTGAAGAACTACGCGGGCGATCGCATGAATTTCGAAATGGCGGCCGAGATTGCCGAGGGGCGCACGGCCACCATCGTTACGGACGACGACGTCGCGGTCGAGAATTCGACTCACAGCATCGGTCGTCGCGGCGTGGCCGGCACTCTGATCGTCGAGAAGATCGTCGGTGCGGCCGCCGAGAAGGGCGCCGACCTGCAGGCATGCGTTGCGCTCGGCGAGCGCGTCAACGCGCGGACGCGCTCGATGGGCGTGGCGCTGACAAGCTGTACGGTGCCTGCCGCGGGCACGCCGACCTTCGCGCTCGCTGAAGACGAAATGGAGGTCGGCGTCGGCATCCATGGCGAACCGGGCCGCCGCCGCGTCAAGCTGGAGCGCGCCGATGCCATCGCTTTCGAGATGACCACGGCCATCGCCGAGGATCTCGACGCGGGCGAAGGCAACGAGGCCCTGCTGCTCGTCAACGGATTTGGCGCCACGCCTGCCATCGAGCTCTATCTGATGTACAACGCGGCACGCCGGATGCTTGAAGAGCGCGGCCTGCACATCGCTCGCTCGCTGGTCGGCAGCTATGTCACCTCGCTGGACATGGCCGGGTGCTCGCTCACCGTGAGCCTGCTCGACACCGAGACCCGGGCGCTGTGGGACCATCCCGTGCGTACCGCCGCGTTGAAATGGTGA
- the ptsP gene encoding phosphoenolpyruvate--protein phosphotransferase has product MQGSATGLAYRGRTASIGFARGPLVRVDASTTCERVAGTLVEEALALRKAIDLASGQIAELAAIAGGEAAQILEFQVALLEDQDLIEAIFSSIGEGNGADVAWCSALDAQIGDYNSAEDEYLKARSSDLADLRDRVIANLRGGEGRGPEIPGGSVVCADDLPPSRFLEIDWSAGGGLALLRGSPTSHVAMLARARGIPMVVQLGAIPQVGATALLDGEGATLELDPSAEQLRLFEQRREIHRKSRASARAILRRPTASWRGERIKLLINIQRVEDLDHADAQYADGIGLMRTEFLLAERGGLPDEETQYRAYDAVLRWADRRPVTIRTFDAGGDKPVPGFTIDGEANPFLGVRGLRLCLARPEIFTVQLRALARAAVRGNLRVMFPMVTAPDELEAGRKLFADIVQSLQAERIAAMLPELGIMVEVPAAALAIATFKAAFFSIGSNDLAQYVLACDRSNGALAPLMDSLHPAVLELIARTAEHGRRTGTSVSLCGDMAGEERCLPALLNCGLRQLSVNASSLAQIKHTIDRLSSGGGLG; this is encoded by the coding sequence ATGCAGGGCAGCGCGACAGGACTAGCCTACCGCGGCAGGACCGCCTCGATCGGCTTCGCCCGTGGTCCGCTCGTTCGTGTCGACGCGAGCACCACGTGCGAGCGGGTTGCAGGCACGCTGGTCGAGGAGGCGCTGGCCCTGCGCAAAGCGATCGATCTCGCCAGCGGCCAGATCGCGGAACTGGCAGCGATCGCGGGCGGAGAGGCTGCGCAGATTCTCGAATTCCAGGTCGCGCTCCTGGAGGACCAGGATTTGATCGAGGCGATCTTCTCCTCGATCGGCGAGGGAAATGGCGCGGACGTCGCGTGGTGCTCGGCGCTCGACGCGCAGATTGGCGATTACAATTCGGCGGAGGACGAATATCTGAAGGCGCGTTCTTCTGACCTTGCCGACCTGCGCGACCGCGTGATCGCGAATTTGCGGGGCGGCGAGGGACGGGGCCCGGAGATTCCGGGCGGCTCTGTCGTTTGCGCCGACGATCTGCCGCCCTCGCGCTTTCTTGAGATCGACTGGTCGGCCGGCGGTGGACTTGCGCTGCTGCGCGGCAGCCCGACGAGCCATGTCGCGATGCTGGCGCGCGCGCGGGGCATCCCCATGGTCGTGCAGCTCGGTGCCATTCCGCAAGTCGGCGCGACGGCGCTGCTCGACGGCGAAGGCGCGACCCTCGAGCTCGATCCCAGTGCCGAGCAGCTTCGGTTGTTCGAGCAGCGGCGCGAAATCCATCGCAAGAGCCGGGCCTCCGCGCGGGCGATCCTGCGGCGGCCGACCGCATCGTGGCGCGGGGAGCGGATCAAGCTGCTCATCAACATTCAGCGTGTCGAGGATCTCGATCATGCCGACGCACAATATGCTGACGGCATCGGGTTGATGCGAACCGAGTTTCTGCTCGCTGAGCGCGGCGGCCTGCCCGACGAGGAGACGCAGTATCGCGCCTACGATGCCGTTCTGCGCTGGGCCGACCGGCGTCCGGTCACCATTCGTACCTTTGATGCCGGCGGCGACAAGCCGGTACCCGGATTTACAATCGACGGCGAAGCCAATCCCTTCCTCGGCGTGCGTGGCCTGCGGCTTTGCCTCGCCCGCCCCGAGATCTTCACCGTGCAGCTCCGCGCACTGGCTCGTGCGGCCGTGCGCGGAAATCTAAGGGTCATGTTTCCGATGGTCACGGCTCCGGACGAGCTCGAGGCGGGACGGAAGCTGTTCGCCGACATCGTGCAGAGCTTGCAGGCCGAGCGCATTGCCGCGATGCTCCCGGAGCTGGGAATCATGGTCGAGGTCCCGGCGGCGGCCCTGGCGATCGCGACCTTCAAGGCCGCCTTCTTCTCGATCGGCTCGAACGATCTCGCGCAATATGTCCTTGCCTGCGACCGTTCCAATGGAGCTCTCGCCCCCTTGATGGATTCCTTGCATCCGGCCGTCCTCGAACTGATCGCGCGAACCGCGGAGCACGGACGTCGCACTGGCACCAGCGTCAGCCTGTGCGGCGACATGGCGGGCGAGGAGCGCTGCTTGCCCGCACTCCTGAACTGCGGCCTGCGCCAATTGTCGGTGAATGCCTCGTCGCTCGCGCAGATCAAGCATACCATCGACCGCTTGAGCAGCGGAGGCGGGCTTGGCTGA
- a CDS encoding HPr family phosphocarrier protein translates to MLDKADGQIITGNVRLVHAVGMHARPAVKLTKLAKKFQAQISVRVAGAAEWINAKSVAKIMAMRAAHGSTIEIKASGHDAEAAVAALVNLIATDFPDEAS, encoded by the coding sequence ATGCTGGATAAAGCGGACGGCCAGATTATCACCGGGAATGTGCGGCTGGTGCACGCGGTGGGCATGCATGCGCGCCCGGCGGTCAAGCTGACCAAGCTGGCCAAGAAGTTCCAGGCCCAGATTTCGGTCCGGGTCGCGGGCGCCGCCGAGTGGATCAATGCCAAGAGCGTGGCCAAGATCATGGCCATGCGCGCGGCTCACGGCAGCACGATCGAGATCAAGGCGTCCGGCCATGACGCAGAGGCCGCGGTCGCGGCGCTGGTTAACCTGATCGCAACCGACTTTCCGGACGAGGCCTCCTAG
- the dhaM gene encoding dihydroxyacetone kinase phosphoryl donor subunit DhaM yields the protein MTDTVGIVIVSHSKDIAKGTADMVRQMVGSEVKVAFCGGNPDGGLGTSVSLIIDAINDAWSAKGVAILVDLGGAETNSEMAVEMLEPARRDLVVVCNAPIVEGAVMAATEAAGGSSLAQVKAVAEELSAD from the coding sequence ATGACTGATACCGTTGGAATCGTGATCGTCTCGCATTCGAAGGACATTGCCAAAGGCACTGCCGACATGGTGCGGCAGATGGTCGGCAGCGAGGTCAAGGTGGCCTTCTGCGGCGGCAATCCCGATGGCGGGCTCGGCACCAGCGTGTCGCTGATCATCGACGCCATCAACGACGCCTGGTCGGCGAAGGGCGTGGCGATCCTTGTCGATCTCGGCGGCGCTGAAACGAACAGCGAGATGGCGGTCGAAATGCTGGAGCCGGCACGGCGCGATCTCGTTGTCGTATGCAACGCACCGATCGTCGAGGGCGCCGTGATGGCGGCGACCGAGGCGGCGGGCGGCAGTTCGCTGGCTCAGGTGAAGGCCGTGGCCGAGGAACTCTCTGCTGACTGA
- the dhaL gene encoding dihydroxyacetone kinase subunit DhaL: MSLQPETFKSLVKVAAEQVIASAPELTSLDQAIGDGDHGFNMKRGFEAVLGKLDAISEQPFDEALKTIGKTLVMTVGGASGPLYGSFFLAAGEALSHDRHLPEDIADVFGSGVNAVSARGRSHAGEKTMLDVLVPVLETLKTAAGQPDLIARVRNTAAEAVERTAPMQATKGRASFLGPRSVGHVDPGARSSCVLVQAVCASLEGKQ; encoded by the coding sequence ATGTCGCTGCAACCCGAGACGTTCAAATCGCTGGTCAAGGTGGCCGCCGAGCAGGTCATTGCCAGCGCGCCGGAGCTCACGAGCCTGGATCAGGCGATCGGCGACGGCGACCACGGATTCAACATGAAGCGCGGATTCGAAGCCGTGCTCGGCAAGCTCGATGCGATCTCCGAACAGCCGTTCGATGAGGCGCTGAAGACGATCGGCAAGACGCTGGTGATGACGGTCGGCGGTGCTTCCGGCCCGCTGTACGGCAGCTTCTTCCTAGCCGCAGGCGAGGCGCTGTCGCACGACAGGCATCTGCCTGAGGACATCGCCGATGTCTTTGGCAGCGGCGTCAACGCCGTCAGCGCCCGCGGCCGCTCGCACGCCGGTGAAAAGACCATGCTCGACGTGCTCGTTCCAGTGCTGGAGACGCTAAAGACTGCGGCCGGCCAGCCGGACCTGATCGCGCGAGTCCGCAACACGGCCGCGGAGGCGGTCGAGCGGACTGCGCCCATGCAGGCCACCAAGGGGCGGGCCTCGTTTCTCGGGCCGCGGAGCGTCGGACATGTCGACCCCGGCGCGCGCTCGAGCTGTGTGCTCGTGCAGGCGGTATGCGCGAGCCTGGAGGGGAAGCAATGA
- a CDS encoding ABC transporter ATP-binding protein, with protein sequence MADVALRNIRKRFGAVEAVRELSLSVNDGEFMVLLGPSGAGKTTTLRLITGLETPDSGSVMIDGRDVTQDPPGARDIAFVFQQYSLYPHLTVYDNLAFPLRSPARRVPEPVIKKRVEQTAELLHIASKLNNRATRLSGGEMQRVAIGRALVRDPSIYLMDEPLSSLDAKLRAELRLELKRIQLELGATILYVTHDQVEAMTMASRIGVIKDGELLQLGTPREIYESPSSSYVASRLGTPQINFLSARLLSEVPVPPGTETVGIRTEHLRLAARNGGPMVGRVRRVEHLGEQNHVHLDYKGEMLVTLADPHQPLHAGQEVELDLVHPLCFDRDGQRLPAMVL encoded by the coding sequence ATGGCTGACGTCGCCCTGCGCAACATCAGAAAGCGCTTCGGCGCGGTGGAGGCGGTGCGCGAGCTCTCGCTCTCGGTGAATGACGGAGAGTTCATGGTGCTGCTCGGGCCGAGCGGCGCCGGCAAGACCACGACCTTGCGGCTGATCACCGGGCTCGAGACTCCCGATTCCGGCTCGGTCATGATCGACGGACGCGACGTCACGCAGGATCCGCCGGGAGCGCGCGATATTGCCTTCGTTTTCCAGCAATATTCGCTCTATCCGCATCTCACCGTCTACGACAATCTGGCGTTCCCGCTGCGCTCGCCCGCGCGACGGGTACCGGAGCCGGTCATCAAGAAGCGCGTGGAGCAGACCGCGGAGCTCTTGCATATCGCGAGCAAGCTGAACAATCGTGCTACCCGGCTTTCGGGCGGCGAGATGCAGCGGGTGGCGATCGGCCGCGCGCTGGTCCGCGATCCCTCGATCTATCTGATGGACGAGCCGCTGTCGTCGCTGGACGCCAAGCTCCGCGCCGAGCTTCGCCTGGAGCTCAAGCGGATTCAGCTCGAGCTGGGTGCGACCATCCTCTATGTGACCCACGATCAGGTCGAGGCCATGACGATGGCGTCCCGGATCGGCGTGATCAAGGACGGCGAGCTGCTCCAGCTCGGTACACCCCGGGAGATCTACGAGAGTCCGTCCTCGAGCTATGTCGCTTCGCGCCTCGGTACACCCCAGATCAATTTCCTCTCCGCGCGGCTGTTGTCGGAAGTGCCGGTGCCGCCGGGAACGGAGACGGTCGGCATCCGCACCGAGCACCTTCGCCTCGCGGCGCGCAATGGCGGGCCGATGGTCGGCCGGGTGCGCCGGGTCGAGCACCTCGGCGAGCAGAATCACGTTCACCTGGACTATAAGGGAGAGATGCTGGTCACGCTTGCGGATCCGCATCAACCGCTGCATGCCGGTCAGGAGGTCGAGCTGGATCTGGTGCATCCGCTCTGCTTCGACCGCGACGGTCAGCGCCTCCCGGCAATGGTTCTTTAG
- a CDS encoding ABC transporter ATP-binding protein: MAQIRVENLRKSFDQFTAVEGSNFTIDDGTFFALLGPSGCGKTTTLRMIAGLELPTEGKVLLDSEDVTFQRASARDIAFVFQLFALYPHMNVFDNIGFPLKCQGMARRDIRERVQETAKLLRIEHLLSSKTSKLSGGDRQRVALGRAMVRRPKAFLMDEPLGALDAEFRHLMCSELRDLHDRIGATTVYVTHDQLEAMSMADQIAVMNKGRVEQIGPPQEIYDRPASMFVADFIGSPPMNFLRFEAGLRSGDRMIDFHDASIAVPEIREDRASAGMALGVRPEHIRFADAAPVRGEVFGAEYLGTTQIITVDTAHGRIAARLPSSAPVRIGERVGLEFSSERLVLFDVASGLAIRTANEGSANHG, from the coding sequence ATGGCACAAATCCGCGTCGAAAACCTGCGCAAATCCTTCGATCAGTTTACGGCCGTCGAAGGCTCGAACTTCACCATCGACGACGGCACCTTCTTTGCGCTGCTCGGGCCCTCTGGCTGCGGCAAGACCACGACCTTGCGCATGATTGCTGGCCTGGAGCTGCCGACCGAGGGAAAGGTCCTGCTCGACAGTGAGGACGTGACCTTCCAGCGCGCATCCGCGCGCGATATCGCCTTCGTATTCCAGCTTTTCGCTCTGTATCCGCACATGAATGTCTTCGACAATATCGGCTTTCCCTTGAAGTGCCAGGGCATGGCCCGACGAGATATTCGCGAGCGGGTGCAGGAGACGGCCAAATTGCTGCGAATAGAGCATCTGCTGTCGAGCAAGACGTCGAAGTTGTCGGGCGGCGACCGGCAGCGCGTTGCGTTGGGGCGCGCCATGGTACGCCGGCCAAAGGCGTTTCTGATGGACGAGCCGCTGGGCGCGCTCGATGCCGAGTTTCGTCATCTGATGTGCAGCGAGCTCCGCGACCTGCATGATCGCATCGGTGCGACCACCGTCTACGTGACGCATGACCAGCTCGAGGCAATGTCGATGGCGGATCAGATCGCGGTCATGAACAAGGGACGCGTCGAGCAGATCGGCCCGCCGCAAGAGATTTATGATCGGCCCGCGAGCATGTTCGTGGCCGATTTCATCGGCTCGCCACCGATGAATTTCCTGCGCTTCGAGGCAGGCCTGCGATCCGGTGATCGGATGATCGACTTCCATGACGCCAGCATCGCGGTCCCGGAGATCCGGGAGGATCGCGCCAGCGCCGGTATGGCACTCGGCGTTCGTCCGGAGCATATCCGCTTCGCCGACGCGGCACCCGTCCGCGGCGAGGTTTTTGGCGCCGAGTATCTTGGGACCACGCAGATCATCACCGTCGACACCGCGCATGGGCGCATTGCGGCGCGCTTGCCCTCCAGCGCGCCGGTGCGGATCGGCGAGCGGGTCGGCCTTGAATTCAGTTCCGAGCGACTGGTGCTGTTCGACGTCGCCAGCGGCCTTGCGATACGAACCGCCAACGAGGGGAGCGCAAATCATGGCTGA
- a CDS encoding carbohydrate ABC transporter permease produces the protein MTAVLTKSTAHSIVEASPRAKAVAGSLVILYAVITILPLLWIVATAFKSQSDAIAYPPKVIFEPTLEGYVNLFTVRTRQTPDFIAKLPPPETWYDKLVRQHDMVIAGPSKVVPRFVNSLIIGFGSTFLAVFLGTLAAYAFSRFRIPLADDLLFFILSTRMMPPVAVAIPIYLMYRQLNLTDTRLGMILLYTAVNVSLAVWLLKGFIDEIPREYEEAALVDGYTRLQALRKVVLPQAVTGIAATAIFCLIFSWNEYAFAVLLTSGEAQTMPPFIPFIIGEGGQDWPAVAAATTLFVVPIVLFTVLLRQHLLRGITFGAVRK, from the coding sequence ATGACCGCTGTCCTCACCAAGTCTACCGCTCATTCCATCGTCGAGGCCTCGCCGCGCGCAAAGGCCGTGGCCGGCAGCCTCGTCATCCTCTACGCCGTGATCACGATCCTGCCGCTGCTCTGGATCGTCGCCACTGCATTCAAGTCGCAGAGCGATGCGATCGCCTATCCGCCGAAGGTGATCTTCGAGCCGACGCTGGAAGGCTACGTCAACCTGTTTACCGTGCGCACCCGCCAGACGCCGGACTTCATCGCCAAGCTGCCACCGCCGGAGACCTGGTACGACAAGCTCGTGCGCCAGCACGACATGGTGATTGCCGGACCGTCGAAGGTCGTGCCGCGCTTCGTCAACTCGCTGATTATCGGGTTCGGCTCGACCTTCCTGGCCGTCTTTCTCGGCACGCTCGCGGCCTACGCTTTCTCGCGCTTCCGCATTCCTCTGGCGGACGACCTCCTGTTCTTTATCCTGTCGACGCGAATGATGCCGCCGGTTGCCGTGGCGATCCCGATCTATCTGATGTACCGGCAGCTCAACCTGACCGACACCAGGCTCGGAATGATTCTGCTCTATACCGCTGTGAATGTCTCGCTCGCGGTCTGGCTGCTCAAGGGGTTCATCGACGAAATCCCGCGCGAATATGAGGAGGCTGCTCTTGTCGACGGCTACACGCGGCTGCAGGCCCTGCGCAAGGTCGTGTTGCCGCAGGCCGTCACGGGAATTGCGGCCACCGCAATCTTTTGCCTGATCTTCTCGTGGAACGAATACGCCTTCGCGGTTCTCCTGACGAGCGGCGAGGCGCAGACCATGCCGCCCTTCATTCCCTTCATCATCGGCGAGGGCGGGCAGGATTGGCCGGCGGTGGCCGCCGCGACCACCCTGTTCGTCGTGCCGATCGTGCTGTTCACGGTGTTGTTGCGCCAGCACCTGTTGCGCGGCATCACCTTCGGAGCTGTGCGCAAATGA
- a CDS encoding carbohydrate ABC transporter permease, which translates to MDKMTTTFQPDHATIAGVSEPAKSRATRRVRGLSDRTIAWLFVAPTIALLLAINIFPLVWMIRLSFTSLNLSMSYLPLRVVGLDNFRDILTDEDVWIRLQTTAQFVIWSVALQVVIGYGLALLINRQFRGHSFWTTIILLPMMLSPAVVGNFWTLLLQPQIGPFNYLISLFTGVPPSSFSMTGQVSLAPWTIVLVDTWMWTPYVMLICLAGLRSIPDYIYEAAEVDRASAWRQFWSITLPMTVPFLMLAVLFRAIENFKMFDMVNLLTSGGPGSTTELVSITLKRAAFEKWRTGYSSALAIILFVTVFGAANIYVKALNKVKQR; encoded by the coding sequence ATGGACAAGATGACGACGACCTTTCAACCGGATCATGCTACAATCGCCGGCGTGAGCGAGCCCGCCAAATCTCGCGCGACGCGGCGCGTCCGCGGCCTGTCGGATCGGACCATCGCCTGGCTGTTCGTTGCGCCGACGATCGCGCTATTGCTAGCCATCAACATCTTTCCGCTGGTGTGGATGATCCGGCTGTCCTTCACCAGCCTCAACCTCAGCATGTCCTATCTGCCGCTACGGGTCGTCGGACTGGACAATTTCAGAGATATCCTCACCGACGAGGACGTCTGGATCCGGCTCCAAACCACTGCGCAATTCGTAATCTGGTCGGTGGCATTGCAGGTGGTTATTGGCTATGGCCTGGCGCTTCTGATCAACCGCCAGTTCCGCGGCCACAGCTTCTGGACCACGATCATTCTGCTGCCGATGATGCTGTCGCCGGCGGTGGTCGGTAATTTCTGGACGCTGCTGTTGCAGCCGCAGATCGGTCCGTTCAACTACCTGATCAGCCTGTTCACGGGAGTGCCGCCGAGCTCGTTCAGCATGACCGGGCAGGTCTCGCTCGCACCCTGGACCATCGTTCTCGTCGATACCTGGATGTGGACGCCCTACGTCATGCTGATCTGCCTCGCCGGCCTGCGCTCCATCCCCGACTACATCTACGAGGCGGCGGAGGTCGACCGCGCCTCGGCCTGGCGCCAGTTCTGGTCGATCACGCTGCCGATGACCGTGCCGTTCCTGATGCTGGCAGTGCTGTTCCGCGCCATCGAGAATTTCAAGATGTTCGACATGGTCAATCTCCTGACCTCGGGAGGACCGGGATCGACCACCGAGCTCGTCTCGATCACGCTGAAGCGCGCCGCGTTCGAGAAATGGCGTACCGGCTATTCCAGCGCGCTCGCCATCATCCTGTTCGTAACCGTGTTCGGTGCCGCCAACATCTACGTCAAAGCGCTCAACAAGGTGAAGCAACGATGA
- a CDS encoding ABC transporter substrate-binding protein: MRRLNWLRGTTASAVLAAAALGVFGGGEAAAQNKQLTLCWAAWDPANALVELGKDFTKQSGIEMKYEFVPWTSYADRFLNELNSHGKLCDLIIGDSQWIGGAAENKWYVKLNDFFDKEKISMDDFVPATVVGYSQWPKNSPNYWALPAMADAVGWTYRKDWFSRPDIQSAFKAKYGRDLAPPKTYDELKQIAEFFQGREIDGKKVYGAYIFTERGSEGITMGVTNVLYNYGFSYDNPKKPYQMQGVVNSSEAAKGLEFYKELYKCCTAPGMTNAYMQEGLDAFKSGQVAMQMNWFAFFPGLYKDPNVGGDKIGFFVNPAGPNGHFTQLGGQGISVVATSDHKDDALAYIKWFAQPAVQQKWWQIGGYSALKAVVDAPDFPKSAAFAPQFLESMGIVKDFWAEPSYAQLLLDMQKRVHDYVVADKGTAQQALDLLVKDWTKVFKEQGKKVASQ; the protein is encoded by the coding sequence ATGCGAAGATTGAATTGGCTACGAGGTACGACGGCGTCCGCGGTCCTTGCGGCCGCTGCGCTTGGGGTGTTCGGCGGCGGCGAGGCCGCAGCCCAGAACAAGCAGCTCACGCTGTGCTGGGCGGCATGGGATCCGGCCAACGCACTAGTCGAATTGGGCAAGGACTTCACCAAGCAATCCGGCATCGAGATGAAATACGAGTTCGTCCCCTGGACAAGCTATGCCGATCGCTTCCTCAACGAGCTCAACTCCCATGGCAAGCTCTGCGACCTGATCATCGGTGACAGCCAGTGGATTGGCGGCGCCGCTGAGAACAAGTGGTACGTCAAGCTCAACGATTTCTTCGACAAGGAGAAGATATCGATGGACGACTTCGTCCCGGCGACGGTCGTCGGCTATTCGCAGTGGCCGAAGAACTCGCCGAACTATTGGGCGCTGCCGGCCATGGCCGATGCGGTGGGCTGGACCTATCGCAAAGATTGGTTCTCGCGGCCTGACATTCAATCTGCGTTCAAGGCCAAATACGGTCGCGACCTCGCGCCGCCGAAGACCTATGACGAGTTGAAGCAGATCGCGGAGTTCTTCCAGGGCCGCGAGATCGACGGCAAGAAGGTCTACGGCGCCTACATCTTCACCGAGCGCGGCTCCGAAGGCATCACCATGGGCGTGACCAACGTGCTCTACAATTACGGCTTCAGCTACGACAACCCGAAGAAGCCGTACCAGATGCAGGGCGTCGTCAATTCATCCGAGGCGGCCAAGGGCCTCGAGTTCTACAAGGAACTCTACAAGTGCTGCACGGCGCCTGGCATGACCAACGCCTACATGCAGGAAGGACTGGATGCGTTCAAGTCCGGCCAGGTGGCGATGCAGATGAACTGGTTCGCCTTCTTCCCGGGCCTCTACAAGGATCCGAATGTCGGCGGCGACAAAATCGGCTTCTTCGTCAATCCGGCCGGTCCGAACGGGCATTTCACCCAGCTCGGCGGACAGGGTATCTCGGTGGTCGCGACCTCGGACCACAAGGACGATGCGCTCGCCTACATCAAATGGTTCGCGCAGCCCGCCGTGCAGCAGAAGTGGTGGCAGATCGGCGGCTACTCAGCCCTCAAGGCTGTGGTCGATGCGCCCGACTTCCCGAAGAGCGCGGCGTTCGCGCCGCAATTCCTGGAGTCGATGGGAATCGTGAAGGACTTCTGGGCGGAGCCGTCCTACGCACAACTGCTGCTCGACATGCAGAAGCGGGTGCATGACTACGTCGTTGCCGACAAGGGCACCGCGCAGCAGGCGCTCGATCTCCTGGTCAAGGACTGGACCAAGGTCTTCAAGGAGCAGGGCAAGAAGGTCGCGTCGCAATAA